From the Pongo pygmaeus isolate AG05252 chromosome X, NHGRI_mPonPyg2-v2.0_pri, whole genome shotgun sequence genome, one window contains:
- the LOC129024822 gene encoding histone H2B type W-T, producing MLRTQVPRLPGSTTAIVWSCHLMAAASAMAGPSSETTSEEQLITQEPKEANSTTAQKQSKQRKRGRRGPRRCHSNCCGDSFATYFRRVLKQVHQGLSLSREAVSVMDSLVHDILDRIATEAGRLARSTKRQTITAWETRMAARLLLPGQMGKLAESEGTKAVLRTSLYAIQQQRK from the exons ATGCTGCGTACCCAAGTGCCCCGGCTTCCCGGGTCCACAACCGCCATTGTCTGGTCGTGCCATCTAATGGCCGCTGCCTCCGCCATGGCTGGACCTTCCTCTGAGACGACCTCTGAGGAACAGCTGATCACCCAGGAGCCCAAAGAGGCCAACTCCACGACGGCCCAGAAGCAGAGCAAGCAGAGGAAGCGAGGGCGCCGTGGGCCCCGCAGGTGCCACTCCAACTGCTGCGGGGACAGCTTCGCCACCTATTTCCGCCGGGTGCTGAAGCAGGTTCATCAGGGCCTCAGCCTTTCCCGGGAAGCCGTGAGTGTCATGGATTCTTTGGTTCATGACATATTGGACCGCATCGCCACCGAGGCTGGTCGCCTGGCCCGCTCCACCAAGCGCCAGACCATCACCGCCTGGGAGACCCGGATGGCTGCGCGCCTGCTGCTGCCGGGGCAGATGGGCAAGCTCGCCGAGTCCGAAGGCACAAAGGCTGTCCTCAG AACTTCACTGTATGCCATACAGCAACAGAGAAAGTGA